In the genome of Hyphomonas sp. Mor2, one region contains:
- a CDS encoding VOC family protein: MTDKPFVRFQRGNFVVADLERALTFYRDVLGFEVAYQHGHNPESYSIPVFNIPDGAELGFCTLSTRDQVRVMALTEIKGIDLPPVPPPRRSAIVLDMADPDTVMDGARKLGLTVYPEERLETNDGRIGREIGIVDFDDNLIVIYTILEGTS, from the coding sequence ATGACTGACAAACCCTTTGTGCGATTCCAGCGAGGCAATTTTGTCGTCGCTGACCTGGAGCGGGCACTGACTTTCTATCGCGATGTGCTCGGCTTTGAGGTGGCCTATCAGCATGGCCACAATCCGGAAAGCTATTCGATCCCGGTCTTCAATATCCCGGACGGGGCGGAACTCGGCTTCTGTACGCTGTCGACCCGCGATCAAGTGCGCGTCATGGCGTTGACCGAGATCAAGGGGATCGACTTGCCCCCCGTTCCGCCGCCACGCCGCAGCGCCATCGTGCTCGATATGGCGGACCCGGACACTGTCATGGACGGCGCCCGAAAGCTGGGGCTGACCGTGTATCCCGAAGAGCGGCTGGAAACCAACGATGGCCGTATCGGGCGCGAGATCGGGATCGTCGATTTCGATGACAATCTGATCGTCATCTACACCATTCTGGAGGGCACATCGTGA
- a CDS encoding VOC family protein, translated as MADDIKRTTLLVRDGDRAADWYEQVFGMTRWMDTPFTLSGEQLAAGKKGDQTRLIILKANHDLIGMIGLLEWLDPKMDAPEELPTEIKFGAPVFVVASQDGRGALERARALGSRIHSEPREWSVTGADGKVKDMIGCSFWDLDGYFFEVNQVVKVHD; from the coding sequence TTGGCGGATGACATTAAACGCACGACGCTGCTGGTTCGCGATGGCGACCGTGCGGCGGATTGGTATGAGCAGGTTTTCGGCATGACCCGGTGGATGGACACGCCGTTCACGCTGTCCGGTGAACAGCTCGCGGCCGGCAAGAAGGGCGACCAGACTCGGCTCATCATTCTGAAAGCCAATCACGACCTGATCGGCATGATCGGCCTGCTGGAATGGCTGGATCCTAAAATGGATGCGCCGGAGGAGCTGCCGACCGAAATCAAGTTTGGCGCTCCGGTCTTTGTGGTTGCGTCGCAGGATGGACGCGGCGCCCTCGAGCGCGCTCGCGCCCTTGGCAGCCGTATCCACTCTGAGCCGCGCGAATGGTCGGTCACAGGCGCCGACGGCAAGGTCAAGGACATGATTGGCTGTTCGTTCTGGGATCTCGATGGCTATTTCTTCGAGGTCAATCAGGTCGTGAAAGTCCACGACTGA
- a CDS encoding MFS transporter — translation MSEPARESGKPYPPASKGWILVIALTVAYVFSYADRKIIELLIEPIKADLNLSDEQIGWILGPAFSIVYATSGLFIGWLVDRVRRTWLVGIGIAFWSVATALSGVAQNFWQMFMARLSVGAGEATLSPAAFSMIGDSFPPEERGKPIAFYTMALTIGAAAASFLGGGILIWAKSTQAIDIPILGTLAPWQTAFFMIGIPGLLVAAWFFFLGEPERRLTVIEDDSLKGNDMSDALGYVARHWGTYLGYVSLICVMTIIAYSQGYLASTFKRVWGWETEYYAFVNATAILAIGPANILLWGVLSDRWTQAGMRDAPLRILIAGFLIMVPTGAIAMLMPTGWTAYAVLCINTIGIGMVSCIGVTGLLLITPAQIRGQVVALYYMAISMAGLWLGPPTVGILSSRVFGEDNLNLAVGAVPLMYGLIPFLLLPIIRRLYIAQMNRLDASQSSESSAA, via the coding sequence GTGAGTGAACCTGCGCGCGAATCTGGAAAACCTTATCCTCCGGCGAGCAAAGGCTGGATCCTCGTCATTGCGCTGACGGTGGCTTATGTTTTCAGCTATGCGGACCGCAAGATCATTGAGCTGCTGATCGAGCCGATCAAGGCCGACCTGAACCTCTCCGATGAACAGATTGGCTGGATCCTCGGCCCGGCTTTCTCGATCGTCTATGCGACCTCTGGCCTGTTCATTGGCTGGCTCGTGGATCGCGTCCGGCGGACCTGGCTGGTCGGGATCGGGATCGCCTTCTGGTCGGTCGCGACGGCCCTGTCGGGCGTCGCCCAGAATTTCTGGCAGATGTTCATGGCGCGTCTCAGCGTCGGCGCCGGAGAAGCGACGCTCAGCCCGGCCGCCTTCTCGATGATAGGCGACAGCTTTCCGCCCGAAGAGCGCGGCAAACCCATTGCCTTCTACACCATGGCGCTGACCATAGGGGCGGCCGCGGCGAGCTTCCTGGGCGGCGGTATCCTGATCTGGGCCAAGAGCACACAGGCGATCGATATCCCGATCCTCGGCACACTCGCCCCGTGGCAGACGGCCTTCTTCATGATCGGCATTCCGGGCCTCCTGGTCGCGGCCTGGTTCTTTTTCCTCGGCGAACCGGAACGGCGTCTGACGGTGATCGAAGATGACAGCCTCAAAGGCAATGATATGAGCGACGCGCTCGGCTATGTGGCGCGCCATTGGGGGACCTATCTCGGCTATGTGTCGCTGATCTGCGTGATGACGATCATCGCTTATAGCCAGGGCTATCTCGCTTCGACCTTCAAGCGGGTCTGGGGCTGGGAGACGGAGTATTATGCCTTCGTCAACGCGACCGCCATCCTGGCCATCGGACCGGCAAATATTCTGCTCTGGGGCGTCCTATCAGATCGCTGGACGCAGGCAGGGATGCGCGATGCACCATTGCGCATACTGATTGCCGGATTCCTGATCATGGTTCCCACCGGTGCTATTGCGATGCTGATGCCGACCGGGTGGACGGCCTATGCGGTGCTCTGCATCAACACGATCGGGATCGGCATGGTCTCCTGCATCGGCGTGACCGGCCTGCTGCTGATCACACCGGCACAGATCCGCGGACAGGTCGTGGCGCTCTACTATATGGCCATCTCCATGGCCGGGCTGTGGCTGGGACCGCCGACCGTCGGGATTCTGTCCTCGCGCGTGTTTGGCGAGGACAATCTCAATCTCGCTGTCGGGGCGGTGCCGCTAATGTATGGCCTGATCCCGTTCCTGCTTCTGCCGATCATTCGGCGGCTCTATATCGCGCAGATGAACCGGCTCGATGCCTCTCAATCCTCAGAGTCGAGCGCGGCATGA
- a CDS encoding NADP-dependent oxidoreductase has translation MAGFAQVSHGFELDESLIQSWRVARRPDGNVRTDDFELTHDPIPDLKDGEVLLKTLYLSLAPVMRGYMSGQSFAGEAPLAIGDVIHGRGVAQIAKSRHPDWKEGQVVQGQLGWRTYKVSKMTPAEKFRLMPPNGLPSSLGLGALGMTGLSAWAGFYTVGQPKPGDTVLVSGAVGGVGSLVIQMASNVSGCRTVGLAGGAEKCALAAELGCDAVVDYKAGRVPTDLAAALPDGLDLYFDNVGGPTLDAALDHLRLNARIVLCGSISEYTLETPYRLPNYTRLRRSDAQMRGFFVYNHLSDWGRAMAEMADWIRAGQLTPVEQITDGFEHMPAALAGLYSGANTGKQLCRVRGEPDVWI, from the coding sequence ATGGCCGGATTTGCGCAAGTCTCTCACGGGTTTGAACTTGATGAGTCGCTGATCCAGAGCTGGCGCGTCGCGCGTCGTCCGGACGGCAATGTGCGCACCGACGATTTCGAGCTGACGCATGACCCCATCCCAGACCTGAAGGACGGCGAGGTCCTGCTCAAGACCCTGTATCTCAGCCTCGCTCCGGTCATGCGTGGGTATATGAGCGGGCAGTCTTTCGCAGGTGAAGCCCCTCTGGCGATTGGCGACGTGATCCATGGTCGCGGCGTGGCGCAGATCGCAAAGTCACGGCACCCCGACTGGAAAGAGGGACAAGTCGTCCAGGGCCAGCTGGGCTGGCGGACTTACAAGGTCTCGAAGATGACGCCAGCGGAGAAGTTTCGTCTGATGCCGCCCAACGGATTGCCCAGTTCGCTCGGGCTTGGCGCGCTTGGCATGACAGGCCTGTCCGCCTGGGCGGGCTTCTATACGGTCGGTCAGCCGAAACCTGGCGATACAGTTCTGGTGTCAGGCGCTGTCGGTGGGGTCGGGTCTCTGGTCATCCAAATGGCTTCGAATGTGAGCGGATGCCGAACCGTGGGCTTGGCCGGAGGCGCGGAGAAATGCGCGCTGGCGGCAGAGCTCGGATGCGATGCGGTGGTGGACTACAAGGCCGGGCGGGTGCCGACCGATCTCGCGGCGGCTTTGCCGGACGGGCTGGATCTCTATTTCGACAATGTCGGTGGCCCAACGCTCGATGCGGCACTGGACCATTTGCGCCTGAATGCCCGGATCGTGCTGTGTGGCTCGATCAGTGAGTATACGCTGGAGACGCCGTATCGGTTGCCGAACTATACAAGATTGCGGCGCAGCGATGCCCAGATGCGGGGCTTTTTCGTCTACAATCATCTCAGCGATTGGGGCCGCGCCATGGCGGAAATGGCCGACTGGATCCGCGCCGGGCAGCTCACCCCGGTCGAGCAAATCACGGATGGATTCGAGCACATGCCGGCGGCGCTGGCCGGTCTCTATTCCGGCGCCAATACCGGCAAGCAGCTGTGCCGGGTCCGCGGCGAACCGGATGTCTGGATATGA
- a CDS encoding thiamine pyrophosphate-dependent enzyme, which translates to MSENKTTLIWHKVAETDEVADGRVKSATAGTQSVALVHFQGQYAAMDNKCPHQGGPLGEGSIEDGIDGKCWLRCPWHGWDFDPLTGKPPGGHEDTGQDMFDVDIRDDGIYVGVPALPPRERTIADVMAETMTNWGVTSVFGMVGHSNLGLADALRVQEAEGKLNYYGIRHEGAAAFACSGYGKLTGHPAAALTIAGPGATNLLTGLWDAKVDGAPALALTGQVQDQVVGVHAFQDIDLEAAFEAVAEFSETVHLTSDHSLLMTQAIKTAILQRGVGHLVFPDNVQPKPAAKDAKAYGPAGRMADMAVAPPPSAVTQAVDLLKGAKRPMIIVGYGALTGMVEVTALAEQLGAPIATTFKAKGQIGDDHPLAAGVMGRSGTPIASWFMNEADLLLVFGSSFSDHTGIYEGAPTIQVDTDPMRLAKRHPVTVPVMGDVGVTADLFSAALKDSGSAAQDLRGEVAERWNLWRAEKDRRVGEDRGKGVSAAALFEALTRATPADAILPVDVGNNTYSFGRYFEPTGQQRVLMSGYLGSIGFSFPAAMGAWAATQEEGAYKGRKVISVSGDGGFGQYAMEFTTAVKYGMNITHVLMNNSELGKISKEQKAAEFEVWQTSLVNPSFAGFARSCGGMGELVKTREELDAALAKAIAHDGPSLVEVITDAELL; encoded by the coding sequence ATGTCTGAAAACAAAACAACTTTGATCTGGCATAAGGTCGCCGAAACCGATGAAGTGGCCGACGGGCGCGTGAAATCCGCGACCGCTGGCACCCAATCCGTCGCGCTGGTCCACTTTCAGGGCCAGTATGCGGCCATGGACAATAAGTGCCCGCACCAGGGCGGTCCGCTCGGCGAGGGCTCAATTGAAGACGGCATAGACGGCAAATGCTGGCTGCGCTGCCCGTGGCATGGCTGGGACTTTGATCCGCTGACCGGCAAACCTCCAGGCGGTCATGAAGATACCGGCCAGGACATGTTCGATGTCGATATTCGCGACGATGGCATCTATGTCGGCGTGCCCGCGCTGCCCCCGCGCGAGCGCACGATTGCCGATGTCATGGCCGAGACGATGACCAATTGGGGCGTGACCAGCGTGTTCGGCATGGTTGGCCACTCCAATCTCGGCCTCGCTGATGCGCTGCGCGTGCAGGAAGCCGAGGGCAAGCTCAATTATTACGGTATCCGCCATGAAGGGGCAGCGGCCTTTGCGTGTTCCGGCTATGGCAAGCTGACCGGCCACCCGGCGGCGGCTTTGACCATTGCAGGCCCGGGCGCGACCAATCTCCTGACCGGGCTCTGGGATGCCAAGGTCGATGGCGCGCCGGCGCTGGCGCTGACCGGACAGGTTCAGGATCAGGTGGTCGGCGTGCATGCCTTCCAGGATATTGATCTCGAAGCGGCGTTCGAGGCGGTGGCGGAATTCTCTGAGACCGTGCACCTGACCTCTGATCATTCGCTGCTGATGACGCAGGCGATCAAGACCGCCATTCTCCAGCGCGGTGTCGGGCATCTGGTCTTCCCGGACAATGTGCAGCCCAAGCCTGCAGCAAAAGACGCGAAAGCCTATGGCCCCGCCGGACGTATGGCCGACATGGCCGTCGCGCCGCCGCCGTCCGCTGTGACACAGGCGGTCGATCTGCTCAAAGGGGCCAAGCGGCCGATGATCATTGTCGGCTATGGCGCGCTGACGGGGATGGTCGAGGTCACAGCGCTGGCGGAACAGCTTGGCGCGCCGATTGCGACCACGTTCAAGGCCAAGGGCCAGATCGGCGATGACCACCCGCTCGCGGCGGGCGTGATGGGCCGCTCGGGCACCCCGATTGCCAGCTGGTTCATGAATGAAGCCGATCTGCTGCTGGTCTTCGGATCGAGCTTTTCGGACCATACCGGCATTTATGAAGGCGCGCCGACCATTCAGGTCGATACTGATCCGATGCGGCTGGCCAAGCGCCACCCGGTGACCGTGCCTGTCATGGGCGATGTCGGTGTGACGGCGGATTTGTTCAGCGCGGCGTTGAAAGACAGTGGCAGCGCGGCTCAGGATCTCCGCGGCGAGGTCGCTGAGCGCTGGAACCTCTGGCGCGCCGAGAAAGACCGCCGCGTCGGCGAAGATCGCGGCAAGGGCGTCTCTGCCGCGGCGCTGTTCGAAGCGCTGACCCGCGCCACACCCGCCGATGCCATCCTGCCCGTCGATGTCGGCAACAATACCTATTCCTTCGGGCGTTATTTCGAGCCGACCGGGCAGCAGCGCGTCTTGATGTCGGGCTATCTCGGTTCCATCGGCTTTTCCTTCCCGGCGGCCATGGGCGCCTGGGCCGCGACGCAGGAAGAGGGGGCTTATAAAGGCCGCAAGGTCATCTCCGTCTCCGGCGATGGCGGCTTCGGCCAATACGCGATGGAGTTCACCACAGCGGTCAAATACGGGATGAACATCACCCATGTCCTGATGAACAATTCCGAGCTGGGCAAGATCTCGAAAGAGCAGAAAGCGGCCGAGTTCGAAGTCTGGCAGACCAGCCTGGTCAATCCGAGCTTTGCCGGATTTGCCCGCTCCTGCGGCGGCATGGGCGAACTGGTCAAGACCCGCGAAGAGCTCGACGCGGCTCTCGCCAAAGCCATCGCGCATGATGGCCCGTCTCTGGTCGAGGTCATCACCGATGCGGAGCTCTTGTGA
- a CDS encoding glutamate synthase-related protein, with amino-acid sequence MNKVAIAKWDNLADRQPEYAIVGEVDLVVVRFDETVSVFYGRCLHRGALMSDGHVDANDNLICGVHNWDYRLDSGVSEYENSEALPKFQAWIENGDVLVDEDEIKAWGHANPQPYQRDDYLGLYQDPSHAPHPEPTNALIQQYARDGLSKVGHHGITDSMGVPRDQLPQWDDIQILTAQLQKFPLLDDEPVDTKVVIGPNAQKPLHLDIPLFVSDMSFGALSEPAKVALARGADLAGTGICSGEGGMLPEEQEACSRYFYELASGRFGFSWDKLDKVQAFHFKGGQGAKTGTGGHLPGNKVKGKIALVRGLEEGVAAISPPRFPDWTDCAQVKDFADEVRDRTGGIPIGYKLSAQHIEKDIEAALEVGVDYIILDGRGGGTGAAPIIFRDNISVPTIPALARARKFLDESGRGDVSLVITGGLRKPADFVKAMALGADAIAVSNAAMQAIGCIAMRACHTNNCPVGIATQKPHLVSRLVIEKSAQRLKNFFEASTDLMKVMARACGHSKLTEFNIDDLTTFSRDMSDLSGVAYAGVGR; translated from the coding sequence ATGAACAAAGTTGCAATCGCCAAATGGGACAATCTCGCTGACCGCCAACCGGAATATGCGATTGTCGGCGAGGTCGATCTGGTCGTTGTCCGCTTTGATGAGACCGTCTCGGTTTTCTATGGCCGTTGCCTGCATCGCGGCGCGCTGATGTCGGACGGGCATGTCGATGCGAATGACAATCTGATCTGCGGCGTCCACAATTGGGATTACCGGCTCGATAGCGGCGTCTCCGAATATGAGAACTCTGAAGCCCTGCCAAAGTTCCAGGCCTGGATCGAGAATGGCGATGTCCTGGTCGATGAGGATGAGATCAAGGCCTGGGGCCATGCCAATCCGCAGCCTTATCAGCGCGACGACTATCTCGGTCTGTATCAGGATCCCAGCCACGCGCCGCACCCGGAACCGACCAATGCGCTGATCCAGCAATATGCCCGCGACGGCCTCAGCAAGGTCGGTCATCATGGCATAACCGACTCCATGGGCGTGCCGCGCGATCAGCTGCCGCAATGGGATGATATCCAGATCCTCACGGCGCAATTGCAGAAGTTCCCACTGCTCGATGATGAGCCGGTCGATACCAAGGTCGTGATCGGCCCGAACGCGCAGAAGCCGCTGCATCTCGATATTCCGCTCTTTGTCTCTGATATGAGCTTTGGCGCGCTGTCCGAGCCCGCCAAGGTCGCCCTGGCGCGCGGCGCAGATCTGGCGGGCACCGGCATCTGTTCCGGCGAAGGCGGCATGCTGCCGGAAGAACAGGAAGCCTGCTCGCGCTATTTCTATGAACTGGCATCGGGCCGGTTCGGCTTTTCCTGGGACAAGCTCGACAAGGTCCAGGCCTTCCATTTCAAGGGCGGCCAGGGCGCCAAGACCGGCACAGGCGGCCACCTGCCCGGCAATAAGGTCAAAGGCAAGATCGCTCTGGTTCGCGGCCTCGAAGAAGGCGTCGCGGCGATCTCCCCGCCGCGCTTCCCGGACTGGACCGATTGCGCCCAGGTCAAGGACTTTGCCGATGAAGTGCGCGATCGCACCGGCGGCATCCCGATCGGCTACAAGCTCTCCGCCCAGCATATCGAGAAAGATATCGAAGCCGCGCTGGAAGTCGGCGTCGATTATATCATCCTCGATGGTCGCGGCGGCGGCACCGGCGCAGCGCCGATCATCTTCCGCGACAATATCTCTGTTCCGACCATTCCGGCCCTCGCCCGAGCGCGTAAGTTCCTGGACGAAAGCGGGCGCGGCGATGTCTCGCTGGTGATTACGGGCGGCCTGCGCAAACCGGCTGATTTCGTCAAAGCCATGGCGCTCGGCGCGGATGCGATTGCGGTCTCGAATGCCGCCATGCAGGCGATTGGCTGTATCGCCATGCGCGCCTGTCACACCAATAATTGCCCGGTCGGGATCGCGACGCAGAAGCCGCATCTGGTCTCGCGTCTGGTGATCGAGAAATCGGCGCAGCGTCTGAAAAATTTCTTCGAGGCCTCCACCGATCTCATGAAAGTTATGGCGCGCGCGTGTGGACATAGTAAGCTGACCGAGTTCAATATTGACGATCTGACCACGTTCAGCCGTGACATGTCGGATCTGTCTGGGGTCGCCTATGCGGGAGTGGGACGATGA
- a CDS encoding alpha/beta hydrolase, giving the protein MSIRKGYSDGPEGQIHWRMTGEGAPDLYCFSPAPFSGIAYSAILPLLARGRRVIAPDYPGQGGSDGDTPTPSIEDYARSMCALIGALSGESPVQLTGFHSGCLVAVEVALRLADQVSHIALVDVPAFDPETRAKYLPMTGAPYEPTLDLTSQEKAWERAVTSRVETQPLERSLEMFADQVANGPRQNATFHAAFTCDVERQFDRLERSATIIATQSGLLEPSRRAASLISGAQLVERLDIQGSVLDQNAAKTADAILGALSG; this is encoded by the coding sequence ATGAGCATTCGAAAAGGGTATAGCGACGGGCCGGAAGGCCAGATCCACTGGCGCATGACGGGTGAGGGTGCGCCGGATCTCTATTGTTTCTCGCCAGCGCCGTTCAGTGGCATCGCCTATTCGGCGATCCTGCCCTTGCTGGCCCGGGGTCGACGCGTGATCGCACCGGATTATCCGGGCCAGGGGGGATCGGATGGCGACACTCCCACACCGTCGATCGAGGATTATGCGCGAAGCATGTGCGCGTTGATCGGAGCCCTCTCAGGCGAGTCCCCGGTCCAGTTGACCGGTTTTCACTCCGGCTGTCTCGTCGCGGTCGAAGTGGCCTTGCGTCTCGCAGATCAGGTCTCGCACATCGCGCTCGTGGACGTCCCGGCGTTCGACCCGGAAACGCGGGCGAAGTACCTGCCTATGACCGGCGCGCCATATGAGCCGACGCTGGACCTGACCAGCCAGGAAAAAGCCTGGGAACGCGCCGTCACGTCTCGGGTGGAGACTCAACCTCTGGAGCGCAGTCTTGAAATGTTCGCGGACCAGGTCGCCAACGGCCCGCGCCAAAACGCGACGTTTCACGCGGCCTTTACCTGCGACGTTGAGCGCCAGTTCGACCGTCTGGAGCGCTCGGCTACGATCATCGCCACACAATCCGGCTTGCTCGAACCGTCACGTCGGGCCGCCAGTTTGATCTCCGGTGCGCAATTGGTTGAGCGGCTGGATATCCAGGGCTCCGTGCTCGATCAGAATGCCGCGAAGACGGCGGACGCCATTCTGGGCGCGTTGAGCGGGTAA
- a CDS encoding DUF1622 domain-containing protein: MSGSETEQGGHIMEGMTGGTSLEHLPFGLDEPVAHALEGLAICIDLIGVALILFGFFIALFRLLAGLRHGIGLTRNLSNLSAARTILGTYILTGLEFMIASDIIHTVITRELTDLIFVGLLVLIRTAISFFLGREIHEIEESHASKA; this comes from the coding sequence ATGAGCGGCTCGGAGACAGAGCAGGGCGGCCACATCATGGAGGGCATGACCGGCGGTACCTCGCTGGAGCATTTGCCCTTCGGCCTGGATGAACCCGTCGCGCATGCCCTGGAAGGGCTCGCCATCTGCATCGATCTGATTGGTGTGGCGCTGATCCTGTTTGGCTTTTTCATTGCGCTGTTTCGCCTGCTCGCAGGCCTGCGCCATGGCATCGGGCTGACGCGCAACCTGTCCAATCTCAGCGCCGCGCGGACGATACTCGGGACCTATATCCTGACCGGCCTGGAGTTCATGATTGCCTCGGACATCATCCACACGGTGATCACGCGCGAGCTGACCGATCTGATTTTTGTCGGCCTGCTGGTGCTGATCCGCACGGCGATTTCCTTCTTCCTCGGCCGTGAGATCCACGAGATTGAAGAGAGCCACGCGAGCAAGGCCTGA